In one window of Campylobacter coli DNA:
- a CDS encoding Sir2 family NAD-dependent protein deacetylase, with protein sequence MQIKTHIKEALDKAEVIIITAGAGMGVDSGLPDFRGKDGFWRAYPYL encoded by the coding sequence ATGCAAATAAAAACTCATATAAAAGAAGCTCTAGACAAAGCAGAAGTGATCATTATTACAGCTGGAGCTGGCATGGGAGTAGATAGCGGTTTGCCTGATTTTAGAGGAAAAGATGGCTTTTGGAGAGCCTATCCGT
- a CDS encoding ATP-binding protein, whose product MKVLNFFYENHPKFETSYERKVQIPFCNIIIKGPKFSGKKTLIFNYLSQFKPNEILFLNLYDTRFENQSLEHLSNFLEKNAQIKFLCIYNVDFALNLQDIKIPIIISTDKKDLHIEGFQELELDYFDFEEFVSISRKNLPINNLVGLFLQSGRSKLGEKNILLRQNFNTLELEILKYLALNLGQQISISKLFLELKKKLKTSKDSVYHTIKELENTYIIHPISHDEKKLQKIYFRDFGLRNNLCIQKDFAHLFENLILNELFKFKQEFFYNKFFTFYSKASKIAYISSPTLDIDLIKLRAKKILSKSLELGIFHVVFITLSSEDSFFEQGVKFEVLPFDKFSLGF is encoded by the coding sequence TTGAAGGTATTGAATTTTTTTTATGAAAATCATCCCAAATTTGAAACAAGTTATGAAAGAAAGGTGCAAATTCCTTTTTGTAATATCATCATCAAAGGGCCAAAATTTAGTGGTAAAAAAACCTTGATTTTTAACTATTTGTCCCAATTTAAACCCAATGAAATTTTGTTTTTAAATTTGTATGATACTCGTTTTGAAAACCAAAGCTTAGAACATCTTTCAAATTTTTTAGAAAAAAATGCCCAGATAAAATTTCTTTGTATTTATAATGTTGATTTTGCCTTAAATTTACAAGATATTAAAATTCCTATCATCATCAGTACAGATAAAAAAGATTTGCATATCGAAGGATTTCAAGAGCTTGAGCTTGATTATTTTGACTTTGAAGAATTTGTAAGTATCAGTAGAAAAAACTTACCGATAAACAATCTAGTGGGACTTTTTTTACAAAGTGGGCGTAGTAAATTAGGTGAAAAAAATATACTTTTAAGGCAAAATTTCAACACCCTAGAGCTTGAAATTTTAAAATATCTAGCTTTAAATTTAGGACAGCAAATCAGTATTTCCAAGCTTTTTTTAGAGCTTAAAAAAAAGCTAAAAACATCTAAAGATAGCGTTTATCACACCATAAAAGAGCTTGAAAATACCTATATTATTCATCCTATAAGCCACGATGAAAAAAAGCTTCAAAAAATTTATTTTAGAGATTTTGGCTTAAGAAACAATCTATGCATACAAAAAGATTTTGCTCATTTGTTTGAAAATCTTATTTTAAATGAGCTTTTTAAATTTAAACAAGAATTTTTTTACAATAAATTTTTTACATTTTATAGTAAGGCTTCAAAAATCGCATATATTTCCAGTCCGACATTGGATATAGACTTGATCAAATTGCGCGCTAAAAAAATCCTTTCTAAGAGTTTAGAACTTGGAATTTTTCATGTAGTTTTCATCACTCTTTCGAGCGAAGATAGCTTTTTTGAGCAAGGGGTGAAATTTGAAGTTTTACCTTTTGATAAATTTTCACTTGGCTTTTAG
- a CDS encoding glucosaminidase domain-containing protein: protein MKRIIIFLSFYLLPLFGDSELKNGFGEEYYKLNVEQKRQIFFTKMNAMFDKSFEEIAKERAFVEAFFYDVYKNGLRHSNQSNLEKLIDLKNRYRVENLYDFTEYKKRIQKIPKSMGMAQALVESATGTSRFAREANNLFGEWTWGEKGLTPDLRHPDKKHKIRIFDSLQDSVDSYVLNLNRHFAYEEFRNKRAKFESEGKEITGLEAIKTLDSYSERKGYYINIVTKIIQRYDLERYDVSNSF from the coding sequence TTGAAGCGGATTATAATTTTTCTTAGTTTTTATTTACTCCCTCTTTTTGGCGATAGCGAGCTTAAAAATGGTTTTGGAGAGGAGTATTATAAACTCAATGTAGAACAAAAAAGACAAATATTTTTCACCAAAATGAATGCAATGTTTGATAAAAGTTTTGAAGAAATAGCTAAAGAAAGAGCCTTTGTAGAAGCTTTTTTTTATGATGTATATAAAAATGGACTTAGACATTCAAACCAAAGCAATCTAGAAAAGCTGATCGATCTTAAAAACAGATACCGCGTTGAAAATCTTTATGATTTTACAGAATACAAAAAACGCATTCAAAAAATTCCAAAATCCATGGGTATGGCCCAAGCTTTGGTAGAAAGTGCCACGGGAACCAGTCGTTTTGCAAGAGAGGCAAATAATCTTTTTGGAGAATGGACTTGGGGAGAAAAGGGCTTAACCCCCGATCTAAGACATCCTGATAAAAAACATAAAATTAGAATTTTTGATAGCTTGCAAGATAGTGTGGATTCTTATGTGCTGAATTTAAATCGACACTTTGCTTATGAGGAATTTCGTAATAAAAGAGCTAAATTTGAAAGTGAAGGCAAAGAAATAACAGGACTAGAGGCTATCAAAACTTTAGATTCTTACTCCGAGCGCAAGGGCTATTATATCAATATCGTTACTAAAATCATCCAACGATACGATCTTGAGCGATACGATGTTTCAAATTCTTTTTAG
- the dapF gene encoding diaminopimelate epimerase: MKLYKYCASGNDFAIMNANEKKDRSALAKELCNRYEGIGADGFIVILPHEKYDFEWEFYNNDGSTASMCGNGSRAAAHFAHHINGIKPHMAFLTGAGVIKANVDNNSVEVSLGKIKNIQNAFNECEKSWQLCDTGVPHLVHFCKNLDEFDLKLCKQMREKYNANVNFVKVENDNTLKVRTFERGVEDETQACGTGMGACFYLAFLNKKIHNQARIIPKSGEELSFKFENEELFFKGKVRYCFEADYNFS; this comes from the coding sequence GTGAAGCTTTATAAATATTGTGCAAGTGGCAATGATTTTGCCATAATGAATGCAAATGAAAAAAAAGACAGAAGTGCTTTAGCTAAAGAACTTTGCAATCGTTATGAAGGCATAGGTGCAGATGGCTTTATAGTGATTTTACCTCATGAAAAATACGATTTTGAATGGGAATTTTACAACAACGATGGCTCAACAGCCTCAATGTGCGGAAATGGCTCAAGAGCAGCAGCACATTTTGCACATCATATAAACGGCATTAAGCCTCATATGGCTTTTCTTACCGGAGCAGGAGTTATAAAAGCAAATGTTGATAACAACAGCGTAGAAGTTTCTTTGGGTAAAATAAAAAATATACAAAATGCCTTTAATGAGTGCGAAAAAAGCTGGCAACTTTGCGATACAGGAGTTCCACATTTGGTGCATTTTTGTAAAAATTTAGATGAGTTTGACCTTAAGCTTTGTAAACAAATGAGAGAAAAATATAATGCAAATGTGAATTTTGTAAAAGTTGAAAACGACAATACTTTAAAAGTTCGCACTTTTGAAAGAGGTGTAGAAGATGAAACGCAAGCATGTGGCACGGGCATGGGAGCTTGTTTTTATCTTGCATTCTTAAACAAAAAAATCCACAATCAAGCTAGAATCATCCCAAAAAGCGGTGAAGAGCTGAGTTTTAAATTCGAAAATGAAGAATTATTTTTTAAGGGAAAAGTGAGATATTGCTTTGAAGCGGATTATAATTTTTCTTAG
- the coaE gene encoding dephospho-CoA kinase (Dephospho-CoA kinase (CoaE) performs the final step in coenzyme A biosynthesis.) yields the protein MKNAFFVTASIACGKSTFIEIANSLGFKSISADSIAHEILDKYALELAQIFSKFHKKNLLKAEGKIDRKILGEIVFQNKEAKTILENFTHPKIRAKILEQMQILEQENKPFFVEIPLFFESGAYDGLGKIILIYAPKELSLKRIIQRDNLSLEAAKARLDSQMDIEEKLKKADFIIKNTGSYVDFRQECVKVIQNISKGQM from the coding sequence ATGAAAAATGCTTTTTTTGTAACCGCCTCGATAGCCTGTGGCAAAAGCACTTTTATAGAAATCGCAAATTCTTTGGGTTTTAAAAGCATTAGCGCAGACAGTATCGCTCATGAAATTTTAGATAAATATGCTTTGGAACTGGCTCAAATTTTTTCTAAATTTCACAAAAAAAATTTATTGAAAGCAGAAGGTAAGATAGATAGAAAAATTCTTGGAGAAATTGTTTTTCAAAATAAAGAAGCCAAAACCATATTAGAAAATTTCACCCATCCTAAAATTCGTGCTAAAATTTTAGAACAAATGCAAATTCTAGAACAAGAAAATAAACCTTTTTTTGTAGAAATTCCTCTTTTTTTTGAAAGCGGTGCTTATGATGGTTTGGGAAAAATTATCTTAATCTATGCTCCTAAAGAACTTAGCTTAAAAAGAATCATACAAAGAGATAATTTAAGCTTGGAAGCTGCAAAAGCGAGGCTTGATTCTCAAATGGATATTGAAGAAAAACTTAAAAAAGCAGATTTTATCATTAAAAATACTGGCTCTTATGTCGATTTTAGGCAAGAATGTGTTAAAGTAATACAAAATATTTCCAAAGGACAAATGTGA
- the purM gene encoding phosphoribosylformylglycinamidine cyclo-ligase: MKISYEDAGVSIDNGNAFVEAIKPLVKETFNDKVVGGIGSFAGAFRMPSGFKNPVILGATDGVGTKLRLAIDAKKYDTIGQDLVAMCVNDLICNFATPLFFLDYYATAKLEVEVAKSVVAGIASGCKMANCALIGGETAEMPGMYAKDDFDLAGFAVGMAEEDEIDRSKFVKNGDILLALPSSGLHSNGYSLARKVLFESLKLKFDDKIEGKNLIDVLLEPTRIYVRDFLTLKPYINALAHITGGGLVENLPRVLPRGMGATIRKHHLKTPEIFYTIGQAVEESEMYRSFNMGVGLVMVVDPSNVSKVLENSDAFIIGEITINEGVVLE; encoded by the coding sequence ATGAAAATTTCATACGAAGATGCTGGAGTAAGTATAGATAATGGTAATGCCTTTGTAGAGGCGATCAAACCTTTGGTAAAAGAAACCTTTAACGATAAAGTTGTAGGTGGTATAGGCTCTTTTGCTGGAGCTTTTAGAATGCCAAGTGGCTTTAAAAATCCTGTAATTTTGGGGGCTACAGATGGTGTTGGGACTAAACTTCGTTTGGCTATTGATGCAAAAAAATACGATACCATAGGGCAAGATTTAGTAGCAATGTGCGTGAATGATTTGATTTGTAATTTTGCCACTCCTTTGTTTTTCTTGGATTATTACGCTACGGCTAAGCTTGAAGTAGAGGTTGCAAAGTCAGTTGTAGCAGGTATTGCTAGTGGATGTAAAATGGCAAATTGTGCTTTAATAGGCGGAGAGACTGCTGAAATGCCTGGAATGTATGCAAAAGATGATTTTGATCTTGCAGGTTTTGCAGTGGGTATGGCTGAAGAAGATGAGATCGATAGAAGTAAATTTGTTAAAAATGGCGATATTTTGCTTGCGCTTCCTAGCTCAGGACTTCATTCAAATGGCTATTCTTTAGCTAGAAAAGTACTTTTTGAAAGTTTAAAACTGAAATTTGATGATAAAATAGAGGGTAAAAATTTAATCGATGTTTTATTAGAACCTACAAGAATTTATGTACGCGATTTTCTTACTTTAAAGCCTTATATCAATGCTTTAGCGCACATCACAGGGGGTGGTTTGGTAGAAAATTTACCACGCGTCTTACCTCGTGGAATGGGAGCAACTATACGCAAACATCATCTTAAAACCCCTGAAATTTTCTATACCATAGGACAAGCTGTAGAAGAAAGTGAAATGTATAGAAGCTTTAATATGGGTGTAGGTTTAGTAATGGTTGTAGATCCATCTAATGTAAGCAAGGTTTTAGAAAACTCAGACGCTTTTATCATCGGTGAAATCACGATTAACGAAGGTGTTGTTTTGGAGTGA
- a CDS encoding class I SAM-dependent methyltransferase — translation MKTNYYDFLCTKMYEILHTKAPKNELDFYLSYANKKDKILELMCGSGRFLLPFIESGFDVSGVDNSTSMLEKLKEKAPNAKITKCDVLAYHSDEDFDYIFISSGSLCLITDINECKRLLRNLKSFLKKGGKLVFALDTIMTRCKDDSDYKISIKVKTEQNLDLILKNKNHYDEISKTQFSPSIYELYDKDKLLQSEKMDFKIHLYDLKEIENILEELEFERFFIYSSFDKKIAKDDKSEMFLCECIK, via the coding sequence GTGAAAACAAATTATTATGATTTTTTATGCACGAAAATGTATGAAATTTTGCACACAAAAGCCCCTAAGAATGAGTTAGACTTTTATCTTTCTTATGCAAATAAGAAAGATAAAATTTTAGAGTTAATGTGTGGAAGTGGGCGGTTTTTGTTGCCCTTTATAGAAAGTGGTTTTGATGTTAGTGGGGTGGATAATTCTACTAGTATGTTGGAAAAATTAAAAGAAAAAGCCCCCAATGCAAAAATCACAAAATGCGATGTTTTGGCTTATCATAGTGATGAAGATTTTGATTATATTTTTATCAGTTCAGGTTCTTTGTGCTTGATTACTGATATAAATGAGTGCAAAAGGCTTTTAAGAAATTTAAAATCTTTTTTAAAAAAAGGTGGAAAATTAGTTTTTGCACTTGATACTATTATGACAAGATGTAAAGATGATAGTGATTATAAAATAAGCATTAAAGTCAAAACAGAGCAAAATTTAGATCTCATTTTAAAGAATAAAAATCATTATGATGAAATTTCTAAAACGCAATTTTCGCCTTCTATTTATGAATTATACGATAAAGATAAACTTTTGCAAAGTGAAAAGATGGACTTTAAAATCCATCTTTATGATTTAAAAGAAATTGAAAATATTTTAGAAGAACTTGAATTTGAGCGTTTTTTTATTTATTCTTCTTTTGATAAAAAAATTGCCAAAGATGATAAAAGCGAAATGTTTTTGTGTGAATGTATTAAATAA
- the dcuC gene encoding C4-dicarboxylate transporter DcuC, which translates to MPVFMICSTLLAVIVVAYYILKKYNPIFVFLLSGIILLIFAFYITGAPIPKAPSREHASFLDVLLDSYAFITETFKSQLSGVGLIIMSVAGFAAYMKHINASAKLAFLANKPLGKIKNKYLILSGTFVVGMALKIVISSYAGLLLLLLACIYPVLISLKIRPITAVCVLSLIALDYGPKDGNSINMADMVGQSDNVVGLFLNYQIYSVIAYVVVIAILIPFYFAWVDKRDKEKGILNDEVEIPPIIDPKCPTFYILFPWLPVVFLFIAYFFTIKLDVVTANFLSISLVFLVEFARHKNARKLGEDMMVILKAMAEIFISVVSIIIAAGVFAEGIKALGGINILANAVSDLGTGNFAWFGILLSITVLSFLVYFATVIMGSGIAAFNAFGKLAPDIATKLGVAPITFVLPIEIASCLGRAASPIAGGIIALAGFVKVDPMDIIKRTTPLLLIAMIINIAVAFYLAQSNPLPKENNIKTQTLLKTN; encoded by the coding sequence ATGCCAGTTTTTATGATATGTTCTACACTTTTAGCAGTAATTGTCGTTGCTTATTATATACTTAAAAAATACAATCCTATTTTTGTATTTTTACTTTCAGGTATTATCTTGCTTATTTTTGCTTTTTATATCACAGGAGCACCTATACCCAAAGCCCCAAGCAGAGAACATGCAAGTTTTTTAGATGTTTTACTTGATAGTTACGCCTTTATCACGGAAACTTTTAAAAGTCAGCTTTCTGGGGTAGGACTTATTATCATGAGTGTAGCAGGTTTTGCTGCTTATATGAAACACATCAACGCTTCAGCTAAACTCGCTTTTTTAGCAAACAAACCCTTGGGGAAAATTAAAAATAAATATTTGATTTTAAGCGGGACTTTTGTCGTTGGAATGGCCTTAAAAATTGTTATTTCTAGTTATGCTGGACTTCTTTTACTTTTATTAGCATGTATTTATCCTGTTTTAATCTCACTTAAAATCCGTCCTATTACGGCTGTATGCGTGCTTTCTTTAATTGCACTTGATTATGGTCCAAAAGATGGAAATTCAATCAATATGGCAGATATGGTAGGACAAAGCGATAATGTCGTAGGACTTTTTTTAAATTATCAAATTTATAGCGTGATTGCTTATGTGGTAGTTATTGCCATCTTAATACCCTTTTATTTTGCTTGGGTAGATAAAAGAGATAAAGAAAAAGGAATTTTAAATGATGAAGTTGAAATTCCACCAATCATTGATCCCAAATGCCCTACTTTTTATATACTCTTTCCTTGGTTGCCTGTTGTATTTTTATTTATAGCATATTTTTTTACCATCAAGCTTGATGTTGTAACAGCAAATTTTTTAAGTATTTCCTTGGTTTTTCTTGTTGAATTTGCAAGACATAAAAATGCTAGAAAATTAGGTGAAGATATGATGGTGATTTTAAAGGCTATGGCTGAAATTTTCATCTCTGTTGTAAGTATTATAATTGCTGCTGGAGTCTTTGCTGAAGGCATTAAAGCTTTAGGCGGGATCAATATCCTTGCTAATGCTGTTTCAGATCTTGGGACAGGAAATTTTGCGTGGTTTGGCATACTTTTAAGTATAACTGTTTTAAGCTTTTTAGTTTATTTTGCTACAGTGATTATGGGAAGTGGGATTGCTGCTTTTAATGCTTTTGGGAAATTAGCTCCTGATATAGCTACAAAATTAGGCGTTGCGCCTATCACTTTTGTTTTACCTATAGAAATTGCATCTTGTTTAGGGCGCGCAGCCTCACCCATAGCAGGTGGGATCATAGCTTTAGCTGGATTTGTAAAAGTAGATCCAATGGATATTATAAAACGCACCACTCCACTTTTACTTATAGCCATGATAATCAATATAGCTGTTGCCTTTTATCTAGCACAAAGCAATCCTTTGCCTAAAGAAAATAATATAAAAACTCAAACCTTACTCAAAACAAATTGA
- a CDS encoding accessory regulator AgrC, whose product MFIYFLIWQVLVIFGWNLRFILKLIMGEDVFIENFILDKIISIVCIIIAFFFFKALVQATKEKLFYLVFAFFVCGEIASKIFYTFIGLLGSIRLQATIVDIIFYISISFTLAYFISFLIVWLSLKGQKEVKKAI is encoded by the coding sequence ATGTTTATTTATTTTCTTATATGGCAGGTTTTGGTTATTTTTGGATGGAATTTGCGCTTTATTTTAAAATTAATAATGGGCGAAGATGTTTTTATTGAAAATTTTATTTTGGATAAAATTATAAGTATAGTCTGCATTATCATCGCCTTTTTCTTCTTTAAAGCTTTAGTTCAAGCTACAAAAGAAAAACTTTTCTATCTTGTTTTTGCATTTTTTGTTTGTGGTGAAATTGCAAGTAAGATATTTTATACTTTTATTGGGCTATTAGGTAGTATAAGATTACAAGCAACGATAGTGGATATAATATTTTATATCAGTATTTCATTTACACTTGCTTATTTCATTTCATTTTTAATCGTTTGGCTTAGTTTAAAAGGGCAAAAAGAAGTCAAAAAGGCGATTTAA
- a CDS encoding molybdopterin molybdotransferase MoeA, producing the protein MLMSYEESLKILHSHIKPFSRVEKIALTECLGRILAQDIKASKNQPEFLTSAMDGYAIKFEDQDKPLKILGITPAGTMPEFKVENDTCVKTFTGSLMSEGSDTLVPVENVRVEKDTLFIEKKVSKGFAVREIGENYKKDEILLKKGTKLSYSEIALLAELGFFHISVFIKPIIGVLSSGSEIKDLGEALENPAQIRSSNHIAIASLAKNLNCDTRVFPLLKDDEKATFSTLESALQSCDILVTTGGVSMGDFDFLKKAIKEYELIIDKADIKPGRHIKIAKANEKFIIALPGFPYSAMVMFNLYAREILNSWLLQPKDYICKAFLQGSYKKKTPYLEFVACNVEFKNGRILANLEGKKEGSSAIINNLNNKAALMIAPKECEILENESLVDIIFMP; encoded by the coding sequence ATGCTAATGTCTTATGAAGAAAGTCTAAAAATTTTACACTCTCATATCAAGCCTTTTTCAAGAGTGGAAAAAATAGCTCTTACTGAGTGTTTGGGGCGAATTTTAGCTCAAGATATAAAAGCGAGCAAAAATCAGCCTGAATTTTTAACCTCGGCCATGGATGGTTATGCTATCAAATTTGAAGATCAGGACAAACCTTTAAAAATTTTAGGCATCACACCTGCAGGGACTATGCCTGAATTTAAAGTAGAAAACGATACTTGTGTCAAAACCTTTACAGGATCGCTTATGAGCGAAGGAAGTGATACTTTAGTGCCTGTTGAAAATGTTCGTGTGGAAAAAGATACACTTTTTATAGAAAAAAAGGTTTCTAAAGGCTTTGCAGTTAGAGAAATTGGAGAAAATTATAAAAAAGATGAAATTTTACTCAAAAAAGGCACAAAACTAAGCTATAGCGAAATAGCTCTTTTGGCCGAACTTGGATTTTTTCACATCAGTGTGTTTATAAAGCCTATCATAGGAGTTTTAAGCAGTGGGAGCGAGATAAAAGATCTAGGAGAAGCCTTAGAAAATCCTGCTCAAATTCGATCTTCAAACCATATCGCCATAGCCAGCTTAGCTAAGAATTTAAATTGCGATACAAGGGTTTTTCCACTTTTAAAAGATGATGAAAAAGCTACTTTTTCTACCCTTGAAAGCGCATTGCAAAGTTGTGATATTTTGGTTACGACGGGCGGAGTTTCGATGGGAGATTTTGACTTTTTAAAAAAAGCTATTAAAGAGTATGAACTCATCATCGATAAAGCAGATATCAAACCAGGAAGACATATCAAGATAGCTAAGGCTAATGAAAAATTCATCATCGCTTTACCAGGTTTTCCTTACTCGGCTATGGTAATGTTTAATCTTTATGCAAGAGAGATTTTAAACTCTTGGCTACTTCAACCAAAAGACTATATTTGCAAAGCCTTTTTGCAAGGAAGTTATAAGAAAAAAACACCTTATTTGGAATTTGTTGCTTGCAATGTGGAATTTAAAAATGGACGCATTTTGGCAAATTTAGAAGGAAAAAAAGAAGGCTCAAGTGCGATCATAAATAATCTTAACAATAAAGCCGCACTGATGATAGCGCCAAAAGAATGTGAAATTTTAGAAAATGAAAGCTTGGTAGATATTATCTTCATGCCTTGA
- a CDS encoding molybdenum cofactor biosynthesis protein MoaE, whose translation MSEFILTNNALDIPQIYAKWYEFAKDKNCGALLTFCGIVREEGGIEALSFDIYEPLLKKWFDEWQKRVEEEGVILLFAHSIGDVKTHESSYLAGVLSKQRKLGLKLINEFVEDFKASAPIWKYDVIDKQRIYAKERSSKLCGAGLLKP comes from the coding sequence ATGAGTGAATTTATATTGACAAATAATGCCTTAGATATTCCGCAAATTTATGCAAAATGGTATGAATTTGCTAAGGATAAAAATTGTGGTGCTTTGCTGACTTTTTGTGGTATAGTGCGCGAAGAAGGAGGCATTGAAGCACTTAGCTTTGATATTTATGAGCCACTTTTGAAAAAATGGTTTGATGAATGGCAAAAAAGAGTTGAAGAAGAAGGTGTGATCTTGCTTTTTGCACATTCAATCGGAGATGTAAAAACACATGAAAGCTCTTATCTAGCAGGAGTTTTAAGCAAGCAAAGAAAATTAGGGCTAAAACTCATCAATGAATTTGTAGAAGATTTTAAAGCAAGCGCGCCCATTTGGAAATATGATGTGATAGACAAGCAAAGAATTTACGCCAAAGAAAGATCAAGCAAACTTTGTGGAGCGGGGCTTTTAAAACCATAA
- a CDS encoding MoaD/ThiS family protein — protein MVSVEFLGPINKPKLELNIKNLKELKAILQEDESLKEWLELCAVSLNDEIVFDENTSLKDGDKIALLPPVCGG, from the coding sequence ATGGTTAGTGTAGAATTTTTAGGTCCTATCAATAAACCAAAACTAGAATTAAACATAAAAAATTTAAAAGAATTAAAAGCAATTTTACAAGAAGATGAAAGCTTAAAAGAATGGTTAGAGCTTTGCGCTGTATCTTTAAATGATGAAATCGTATTTGATGAAAACACTAGCTTAAAAGATGGTGATAAAATCGCACTTTTACCACCGGTTTGTGGGGGTTAA
- the bamE gene encoding outer membrane protein assembly factor BamE, with translation MKYILCIFLTFILSACYQKGLEVKQNKLDTIVIGKSTQEDVEKIIGYPARKTTLGNKEVWYYDFTRITSLPGFNKDESTVFEFNKKGIVVKKYKTQGSNNSNPLLN, from the coding sequence ATGAAATATATTTTATGTATTTTTCTAACTTTTATTTTAAGTGCTTGCTATCAAAAAGGTTTAGAAGTCAAGCAAAATAAATTAGACACTATTGTTATAGGAAAAAGTACACAAGAGGATGTTGAAAAAATCATAGGCTATCCTGCAAGAAAGACAACCTTAGGTAACAAAGAAGTATGGTATTATGATTTTACCAGAATTACTTCACTTCCAGGGTTTAATAAGGATGAAAGCACAGTTTTTGAATTTAATAAAAAGGGTATAGTAGTTAAAAAATACAAAACTCAAGGTTCGAACAATAGCAATCCCTTACTGAATTAA
- a CDS encoding YqaE/Pmp3 family membrane protein: MRLIICFILPWLGFLTIKRPFAALICFLLQITLIGWLPAMIWAIYALNQYKTDQKITKALKK, translated from the coding sequence TTGAGATTAATTATTTGTTTTATTTTGCCTTGGCTCGGTTTTTTGACAATCAAAAGACCTTTTGCTGCTTTGATTTGTTTTCTTTTGCAAATCACTCTTATTGGCTGGCTACCTGCTATGATTTGGGCTATTTATGCTCTTAATCAATACAAAACAGACCAAAAAATCACAAAAGCTTTAAAAAAGTAA